DNA sequence from the Streptomyces sp. MST-110588 genome:
CCAGCTTCTTCTTGTCCACCTCGCGGTCGTGCGCCAGGTCGCTGAACAACTGGCCGGCCTGTGGGTACTGCCAGATCACATTGGCCTTGTCGGTGGGGACGTCGGCCTCGCGTGAGTAGTTCGGCACGGTCAGGAAAGTCAGCCGGTTGCTGGGGATGTCCTTGACGGTGGAGGCGAGTTCGGACAGCGGCTTGACGCCCGCCAGGTCCTTGTCGGTGGTCAGCGACTTGGTCGCCGAGTCCAGGAACCCGTACAGCGCGGTCGGGCTGGAGAGCTTGGACTGGGCCTTCTCCCCGAGGGCCTTCATGAACTCCTGCTGCCGCCCGATGCGCCCGAGGTCGGAGCCGTCACCGACGCTGTAGCGGGTACGGACGTAGCCCAGCGCCTTCTCGTCGGTGACGTTCTGGCAGCCGGCGTCCATGTCCAGGTGCGCCTTCTTGTCGTGGATGGCGTGCTTGGGACAGACCTCGATGCCGCCCAGCGCGTTGACCATGCCCTTGAAGCCCTGGAAGTCCACCGAGACGAAGTGGTCGATGCGCAGCCCGGTGTTCTTCTCCACGGTCTTGATGGTGCAGGCCGCGGCGTTGGCGATGTCGCCGCTCTCACCGCCGATGGAGAACGCCTCGTTTATCTTGAAGTGGTGCGGCTTGGACATGACGCCCTTGCCCTTGTCGCACGCCGGGATAGGCACCCAGGAGTCACGGGGGAAGGACACGGCGGTGGCCCACTCGCGGTTGGCGGCGATGTGCAGCACCATCAGCGTGTCCGACTGCATGGTCTCCAGGTTCTTGCCGTACTTGGCGTTGGCGCCCGCACGGCTGTCGGAGCCGACCACGAGGATGTTCTTGGACCCGGGGCTGAGGTTGGCGGGCCGGTCGCCGCCGAGCCGGCTGCCGACGTCCGCGCCGTGGATGTTGCTGTCCAAGTGCTGGTAGACCCAGGCGCCGACGCCCGCGGTGACCAGCAGGAGTACGCCGATGACACCGCCGGTCCAGGCCAGGATGCGCCCGCGCCGGGTCATCCGTGCCTTGCCGGCCTTCCGGGATCCGCCGGCCCGGTGGCCCTGGCCGGACGGCCGGCCCCGGTTGGCGGTGCGGGCCGCGGCGCGTGAGGAGGGCGGTCCGGAGCGGCCGGCTTCCGCGGCGCCCGTACGGCCGTGGTGCGCCGCGCTCGTACGGCCGCGGTCCGGTGAGGCCGTACGACCGTGCCCGGAGGAGTCCGTACGTCCGTGACCGGAGGAGTCCGTACGTCCGTAGCCGGACGGTTCCGTACGACCGTGGTCCGCCGGGTTCGTGCGGCCGGGGCCCGCGCCACCTGTGCGGCCGGCTCCCGGAGCGCTCGTACGGTCCGGGCCCGCGGCGCCCTTGCGCCGGCCGGAAGTGCCCCGCCGGGGCCTGTCCCTGTCATGCACGCCAATGGTCCTTCTGGTGCGTCAGATGCCCGCGTTCGGCAGGACGAGCATGCGGTCGGAGCCGTAGCGGACTCACGGCGGACGGGTGGCGCGGCGCGGCGTGCGCACTCGTCCCCATCTCCCCCTCCCGACGCGCCCGTTGCGGACGTTCAGGGCACTCTACAGCCAACTTCTACATACCTGTAGAAACCTACTGTGACGGGACGGATACAGCATCGCCGTCATCGGGCCGCGGTGCGGACTCCCGCGTACGGACGCCTCGGGCCGCGGCACAGCGGACACAGTGCACCACACGCGGTGCGAAGTGTCACAGTGGCGTCGCGGTTTTCAGCACCAGGAAGAGCGCGACCGCCGCGTTGAGCGAGGACAGCGCGGAGGCGGCGGTACCGGCCGCGGCCACCAGCGCGGCGAACCCGGCCGGGGTCAGCGCCGGCGGCCAGCTCCGGGCGGGCGGCACCGGGGCGAGCAGCGCCGCCACCCGGCGCGGCACCGGCCCCGGCCCGGGCGCCGCGAAGTGCGCCAACTCCGGTGTCACGGCGGGCCGGGAGACCAGCGCCGCCTTGCCGACGGCGCGCGCGGTCAGCCGTCGGTCGCCGACCGCCCGGGCCGCCTCCTCATCCGCCCAGCGCTCCGTACTGAAGGCGACCGCCGAACGCAGCGGAAGCAGCAGCGGATTCAGACATCCGGCCAGCCGTACGGTCAGCAGGAAGCGGTGGTGGCGGCCCGTCAGGTGGGCCCGCTCGTGTGCGAACAACGCCCGCCGCTCGTCCGCGTCCAGGGTCCGCAGCATGCCGCGCGAGACGGCTATCCGGCCGGGTCTGCCGGGCACGGCGTAGGCGTACGGGGCGTCGTCCGGCAGTACCGCCACGTCCGAGCGGTGCGGCAGGACGTCCAGGGCACGGTGCGTACGGGCCCGTACGCGGTAGTGGCGGCGCAGCTCGCCCGCACAGGTCACCAGGGCGGCGGTGAGGGCGACGATGCCGGCCGTACCGGCGGTCTCGACGTAGGGGACGGCGGCCCGTACCTCCGGGTCCGACCAACTGTCGGGCAGTGGGTTGCCCGGCAACTGGGCCGTGCCCACGACCACCAGCAGCCCCAGGCACAGCGTGCTGCACACGGCCAGGACGGCTGCCAGCACGGTCAGCAGCCGGGTGGTGCCGCGCGGGTGGAGGTGCTGGCCGGCGAGGCGGGCGATGGGCAGCGCGGTCAGGGGCAGGACGAGCGGCAGGAAGACGAAGACGCCCACGGATCAGTACCTCAGTCCTCGCGGCCGGGGGCGTGCGCCGGCGCTTCGGTCCTGGCGCGTCCGGTGTCTTCGTCGCCTCTGGCGTCCCCGGCGTCTGCGGCGTCCCTCACGTCCCCGGCGTTCGTGGCGTCCCTCACGTCCCCGGCGTTCGTGGCGTCCCTCACGTCCCCGGCGTCCGATGCGCGCTCCAGCAGGGAGCGCAGCAGTTGCTCGTCGTGCTCGGAGAGCGCCGAGACGAAGCTGGTCAGTACGGCGTCCCGGTCCGTCTCGCTGTCCAGTACGCGCCGCATCCGCAGGGCGGCGAGCCCGGCCTCGTCGGCGGCGGGCGTCCACACGTACGAGCGACCGTCCCGCTCGCGGGTCACGGCCTTCTTCGCCCGGAGGCGGGAGAGGATCGTCATGACCGTGGTGTACGCCAGGTCGCCGCCGAGGCGCTGCTGCACCCACGCGGCGGTGGCCGGGCCGGGGGACTGGTGCAGCGCGGCCAGCACCTGGGCCTCCAGTTCGCCCTGACCGCGCCGTCGCACGCCGTCGCGGCCGGCTCCGCCGAAAGCGTCTTCGCCCATGCCGTCGCCTCCCAGCGAGCTCCGCGCTCCGTGCGGCCGGAGCGTCGGGGCATTTTACTGAGCCGGCCGGGAACACGGGGCGGCTCTCGTTCGTATCTTCTACAACGCTGTAGATTTTGTGGTCCGCCACACATGGCACGCACCGCGAACAGTGCAACGCACGTATATCACCCAACACCGGGAGGAAACCCATGGGAGTCACGCTGGCCAAGGGCGGCAACGTCTCGCTGTCGAAGGAGGCGCCCGGCCTGACCGCCGTCACCGTCGGCCTCGGCTGGGACGTCCGTACGACCACGGGCGCCGACTACGACCTCGACGCCAGCGCGCTGCTCTGCAACGGCTCCGGCAAGGTCGCCTCGGACCAACACTTCGTCTTCTACAACAACCTCACCAGCCCCGACGGCTCGGTGCAGCACACCGGCGACAACCTGACCGGTGAGGGCGAGGGGGACGACGAGACGATCAACGTGACGCTCAGCGGCGTACCGGCCGAGATCGAGAAGATCGTCTTCCCGGTGTCGATCCACGACGCCGAGAGCCGCGGCCAGAGCTTCGGCCAGGTCCGCAACGCCTACATCCGTGTGGTCAACCAGGCGGACGGCAAGGAGCTGGCGCGCTACGACCTGAGCGAGGACGCCTCGACCGAGACCGCGATGGTCTTCGGTGAGCTGTACCGCAACGGCGGGGAGTGGAAGTTCCGGGCGGTGGGCCAGGGGTACGCCTCCGGGCTGGCGGGCATCGCGTCCGACTACGGAGTCAACGTCTGACGGAACGGCTGGGCGGGGGCCCGTCCCTTGGGGGGCGGGCCCCCGCCCATGCCGTCTGTTCGCGTGCCCTCGCCTTGGCGTGCCCTCCCCTTACAGGGGCCGCCGGCCGCCGGCTACCGCTCAGCGGCCGGTTCCGCCCCCTCTCACAGGTCGAACTCGGCCGGCGTGATGTCCAGCGCGTAGCAGACCTCGCGGACGACGGCCTGCTCGGTCTTGTCGAAGTCCCCGTCGGCGCCGCCGATGACGATGCCGATCTGGATGACGGCACGCGCCTCGACCGGCTTCTTCTTCACCTTGCCGATGTCCTGCATCACGCTGACCTTGCCGAAGTCGAAGTCGGCGGTCAGCTTGTCCAGGTACGCGTCGAAGCGGCGCCGCAGATCGTCCGCGGGGAAGTTCTGGAGCACCTCGTTGGTGGCGATGAGCTGGGCCACGCGCTGGCGCTCGGAGGGGTCCACGGAGCCGTCGGCGGCGGCCACCAGGGCGCACATCGCCATGCTCGCGTCCCGGAAGGCGCCGCTCTTGAGGTCGTTCTTCTTCGCGATGAGCTGCGACTGCATCGTCTGGGCGGAATCCTTGATCCGGTCCCACAGAGCCATGTGGATCTCCTTGTCGTTCCCGCAGTGCGAGTAATGCAGAAGCAAAATCTACAGGCTTGTAGAACTTCCTCGTAATCGCCCCTCCTGCCAAACCGTCTTCTCCGCGCGGTACGGGGCCGGCGGACCGCCGGAACCGGGTCGGTGCGACGGGGCACCGGGCCGGTGCGCGGCGAGTAAGGTGAAACCGACGGAGGCGCTCCCGTGCGCCGGCGACCAGGCCGGCCTCGTCTCCGGAAAACGACGACACCGGGCGATCCGTGCCCGGGGCAGGGCCGCGACATGACCGCAACAGCCTGCCGCGTCCGTACAGGGAGTGAACGGCGGTGACCTTCGCCCGTCCGCTGCCCTCGTCCGGACTGGCCGAGATCCGTATCGTCGCCGCCACCTCCGAGGTGGCCCGGCAGGTCGCCGAGGCGCTGCGCCGCCGCTTCGCAGGCGAGGACGCGCTCGGCTGTCCGGCGCACTCCGACGGCAGTGGCACCGTCCTGTATCTGACGGTCGACACGATGCGCGAGCACGGCCGGCCCGGACCCGTCCGGCCGCGGCGTACCCCCAGCGACCCGGACACCGGACACGCGCACCCGGACAACTCCGGCTGACCGGGTGGGTGAGCGGCGCGGATACGGCCGGGTGCCGGGTGGCGCCCCGCCGCAGCGGGAGTACGACGGGACGTCACCTGCCTTCTCCATCACGCCTACGGACCTACGGGCCAGGGGTTGATGGGCC
Encoded proteins:
- a CDS encoding TerD family protein, with amino-acid sequence MGVTLAKGGNVSLSKEAPGLTAVTVGLGWDVRTTTGADYDLDASALLCNGSGKVASDQHFVFYNNLTSPDGSVQHTGDNLTGEGEGDDETINVTLSGVPAEIEKIVFPVSIHDAESRGQSFGQVRNAYIRVVNQADGKELARYDLSEDASTETAMVFGELYRNGGEWKFRAVGQGYASGLAGIASDYGVNV
- a CDS encoding LCP family protein, with amino-acid sequence MTRRGRILAWTGGVIGVLLLVTAGVGAWVYQHLDSNIHGADVGSRLGGDRPANLSPGSKNILVVGSDSRAGANAKYGKNLETMQSDTLMVLHIAANREWATAVSFPRDSWVPIPACDKGKGVMSKPHHFKINEAFSIGGESGDIANAAACTIKTVEKNTGLRIDHFVSVDFQGFKGMVNALGGIEVCPKHAIHDKKAHLDMDAGCQNVTDEKALGYVRTRYSVGDGSDLGRIGRQQEFMKALGEKAQSKLSSPTALYGFLDSATKSLTTDKDLAGVKPLSELASTVKDIPSNRLTFLTVPNYSREADVPTDKANVIWQYPQAGQLFSDLAHDREVDKKKLAEASKNPITARSVKVRVLNGTGRTGVGAKAAEQVRRLGFTVVATGNAPANVTRTEVGAPAALKAQAEVLASRFPGTKATGTAGAAGAAPGVVTLTVGPDFPLPN
- a CDS encoding M56 family metallopeptidase, encoding MGVFVFLPLVLPLTALPIARLAGQHLHPRGTTRLLTVLAAVLAVCSTLCLGLLVVVGTAQLPGNPLPDSWSDPEVRAAVPYVETAGTAGIVALTAALVTCAGELRRHYRVRARTHRALDVLPHRSDVAVLPDDAPYAYAVPGRPGRIAVSRGMLRTLDADERRALFAHERAHLTGRHHRFLLTVRLAGCLNPLLLPLRSAVAFSTERWADEEAARAVGDRRLTARAVGKAALVSRPAVTPELAHFAAPGPGPVPRRVAALLAPVPPARSWPPALTPAGFAALVAAAGTAASALSSLNAAVALFLVLKTATPL
- a CDS encoding TerB family tellurite resistance protein; this translates as MALWDRIKDSAQTMQSQLIAKKNDLKSGAFRDASMAMCALVAAADGSVDPSERQRVAQLIATNEVLQNFPADDLRRRFDAYLDKLTADFDFGKVSVMQDIGKVKKKPVEARAVIQIGIVIGGADGDFDKTEQAVVREVCYALDITPAEFDL
- a CDS encoding BlaI/MecI/CopY family transcriptional regulator, whose translation is MGEDAFGGAGRDGVRRRGQGELEAQVLAALHQSPGPATAAWVQQRLGGDLAYTTVMTILSRLRAKKAVTRERDGRSYVWTPAADEAGLAALRMRRVLDSETDRDAVLTSFVSALSEHDEQLLRSLLERASDAGDVRDATNAGDVRDATNAGDVRDAADAGDARGDEDTGRARTEAPAHAPGRED